A section of the Tamandua tetradactyla isolate mTamTet1 chromosome 4, mTamTet1.pri, whole genome shotgun sequence genome encodes:
- the LOC143679646 gene encoding NFU1 iron-sulfur cluster scaffold homolog, mitochondrial-like, with the protein MIGSEPELKELKRYMFIQTQDTPNPNSLKFIPGKPVLETRTMDFPTPASAFCFPLARHLFRIEGVKSVFLGPDFITVTKESEELDWNLLKPDIYATIMDFFASGLPLVMEETSSGEAASEEDDEVVAMIKELLDSRIQPTVQEDGGDVIYKGFEDGIVQLKLQGSCTSCPSSIITLKNGIQNMLQLYIPEVEGVEQVMDDESEEKEANSP; encoded by the exons ATGATTGGTTCAGAACCAgagttaaaagaattaaaaagatacATGTTCATTCAAACACAGGATACCCCAAATCCCAACAGTTTAAAGTTTATTCCAGGAAAACCAGTTCTTGAGACAAGGACCATGGATTTTCCCACACCAGCTTCAGCGTTTTGCTTCCCTTTGGCTAG GCACTTATTCAGAATTGAAGGAGTAAAAAGTGTCTTCCTTGGACCAGATTTCATCACTgttacaaa ggaaaGTGAAGAGTTAGACTGGAATTTGCTCAAACCAGATATTTATGCAACAATCATGGACTTCTTTGCATCTGGTTTACCCCTAGTTATggaggaaacatcttcaggagaaGCAGCATCTGAAGAAGATGATGAAGTTGTGGCAATGATTAAGGAATTGTTAGATAGTAGAATACAGCCGACTGTGCAGGAAGATGGAGGAGATGTGATCTATAAAGGCTTTGAAGATGGCATTGTACAGCTGAAACTCCAAGGGTCTTGTACAAGCTGCCCCAGTTCAATCATTACTCTGAAAAATGGAATTCAAAATATGCTGCAGCTTTATATTCCAGAAGTAGAAGGTGTAGAACAGGTTATGGATGATGaatcagaagaaaaggaagcaaactCACCATAA